The segment CCCCGACGTCGCGATTTCGGGCCCCGCGGCTTTGGCGATAATGACCGTGATGTTGTCCGGACCGCCGCGCAGGTTCGCCAAATCGACAAGGACTTTGACGGCTTCCGATGGCGGCATGTTGGAAAGGAAAGCTGCGATTTCCGCGTCGGACACGACCCCGGTAAGACCATCGCTGCAGAGCAAAAATGAATCGCCAACGGCTATTGGAAACGGCCCTTCAAGGTCGACTTTGCATTCCGGGTAAGGACCAAGCGACCGAGTGATCACGTTTTTCGGAATCTTCCCCTGAGCTTCTTCGGCCTCGGTCAGTTGTCCGGCGGCTTTCATTTCCCAGACAAGGCTGTGATCAAAAGTCAGTTGCTCGAGCTTGTTCTGACGCAGCCGATAAACGCGGCTGTCGCCAATATGAGCCGCAACGGCGCCCTGAGGCAGCAGCAACAACGAGCTGAGCGTGGTGCCCATGTTGTGGAAGTCCTCGTTCATCTGCCCGCGACGATTGATGTCCGCGTTGGCATCGACGACGGCTTTCTTGAGCGCTTCCGGAGCAGATCCTTCCGAGGATCGAGCGTAAAGATGGGGAATCTGATCCACGGCAAGCTTACTGGCAAGTTCGCCTGCGGCGTGGGCTCCCATGCCATCGGCAACCACGAAAAGATGGCCTTTGGTTTGCCAAGATTCTGGCGAATTGGACAGCGAGATCGCCAAATTGTCCTGATTGTTGGTCCGCCGCATACCGACGTCGCTCAATGAGGCGACTTCGATTGATGCGTCCCAGGATGGATTACCACTATTCATGCGCGGTGAAATCGAAATGAAAAAGTAACCAGTGTTTCGACTGGCGAATCGTGGTTAAAAGAACCCATCTTAGCCTGAAACCAGACGAAAGTTAACTTGGGCACTGCCACCAAATAAAAATTGGACTTTTGTAGATTCTCAGGTTTCGCTAAACGGTTCTCTGAGGAATTTGCCGCTTGTTCGCTTGCGGCAACGACCATAAATCGTCCAAGCCAAATCTCACACTGTGAACTACCCCATCTACCAAATCCCCGCGAACTCCCAATCTGTGGCTTGGCTGCTGCTGATTCTATGGGTCGTTGGAGCCACTGGGTGTTCCAGCCGACGCCTGATAGTGCGTACGGAACCCGAAGGGGCGTTTGTGTCCGTCGATGACTATCCGATTGGGTACTCTCCAGTTGCAACCGGTTACACTTACGGCGGGACTCGTGAAATCCAGATCGAAAAAGACGGCTATGAGACCGTGAAGGTGAAACAGAACCTTTCGGATCCTTGGTATCTGAGACCGCCATTGAGTTTCGTGACAGAAAATTTTTCTCCTGTCGAAATTCGCCACCAACCGGTGGTGGACATTCAGCTTGAGCCGAAAAAACGAGTCAACGGCGAGGTGTTGCTGCAACGAGCCAACACGTTACGAAGCAACGTGCAGCGTGGAACCGTGACAGCGCCGGTAAGAAACTAGGACATCGAAACGGAATCGGATGTCGCCCGACTAAGCTCCTGAATCAGGCTTTCAGGAAAGAGCGTGAAACTGAATTCGCGCGAGCCAAGAATTTTGCTTGTCGGCAACGAACGTTTTGCGTTTTCCAGTTTCGCCTCCAGATCTTTCCTTTTGCTTGCCAGCCGATCAAAGAGTCGCAGGTTGATCGCGTCAATTTCGTCATGCCAGGTTTTGCGGCTTCCCGAGCTTGGTGGATTTCGCACGAGAGTATACTTGCGTGCGGAAAGTTCATGCTCCGGCAGATGGACCTCTGGATGAAAACGAAGTCGCCGCAGTTGGACTTCGATTTCCCTGACATTCTGCGGCGTGACGGCATCGAATTCGAAAGGCAACTTCATCGTGGCCGTGACCGTCAGGAATCCTGGTGGTTCGACATTGAAAAACCGTTTGATGATTTCATCGTTGAGTTGGTCGTATTTCGCGCCGCCGATTCCGTGCAGAAAAAGATCGCTGCAGAACAGGCGACTGAACATCGTCGTCGCCAGGGCTCGAGGCCGAATAAAGACTTTGGATTCGAGCTGATTAAGTTCCTGAAACGACGCGACAAAGTTGGAACGTTCAAACGCGATGGTCCAGCCTTCACGATCCGACAACTGAACTTGCGTCTGATTGCATTTGCAGAACAGGCGGCGGCGATTGGGAGCGTCGGCAGTCCAAATCCAAAACGGAATTTCACTCCACGAGCCGTCTGTTTCCAGTTCCGGAACCGGATGTGAACGACTGCGGATTCGATTGGCAACGCGATACGAATGCAATGAGTCGTTGTAGATCGAGACCAATCGCTCCGCGTCGCAGACAAGACGTTCGACGAACATCGCAAACGCAGCACCAGACGAAAAAACGCTGACCGGAAGCTCCAACGTATTCAGCCCATGTTGCTGCTCCAACCGGTGTCGCCCGGCGGCAAGACTGGCTGGAGCGTTGAGTTCTTGAGCAACAGCACGCACTTCAGGCCAGAGCGATTTTACGATCGGCACGTCCACTGTTTCACGAATCGAGTCGGCCAAACGCTGATCAAATGTTGAAAACATCTGATCGTCACGGACCTGACACATTTCAAATGGCTTTTCGACATCACCCGTATCGAATGCAATTCGCTTCAGCCGAGCTTGCCTTTCGTCATCGAGAAAAGGGCTCATCACGGCAACCGAGTTGCAGAGATCGTTATCGACGACCAGATTGATCGCGGTCGCGTTGGCAGATTTCGCGACAGCATCAAGTGCAAAGTTCTTGAACCAGACGCCCGGATGGAACAACGTCGGCTGATGCCCGGACATCACAATCGAATCGGAAACTGGAGGTTCAACGTTGAGGTACGCTTGCGAATATTGCAGCGCGAGAGCTCTCAGTTCGGGTCGTCCGACATCGCGAATGTCCTGAAGTTCAGCCGGCAAATCGGCCAGCCGTCCCCGATTCGAATCAAGAATGTGCGGGCCGTCCGCAAGCGGTGGGAGCTGTAAGGTCTGGCCGTGATGCTGCGGCGCTCGCAATCGAACGTGACTAGCCAACGCGTTGTTCCCTGAGCTTGTCGCAACCGCCGGGCAACCGTTTGAGCGCGGCGTTAATGACGCTGCGGTAGTACTCAAGACGAGAGTCGGCGTTGTCCAGCTCTTCGCCGAACGAACGATTCTCATCGAGGTAAATTCTGGGCACGGCAACCTCGACGACTTTCAGTTCCTGACACGCCGCTTGCACCCAAAGCTCCAGAGGCATCGCGTATCCCGTTTCAGTCAGCTCCAATTTCTTTAGCGACTCGACGCGATAGGCTTTGAATCCACAGAAAGCATCGGTCAGCTCGATGTCCATACAATCACCAATCGTCTTGGTGATGATCTGATTGATCTTCTGTCGTTCAGCCGGCGCGGAAGTATCGGCACCGAATTCTTCAAGGTATCGGCTGCCGGAAACAATGTCGGCGTCTGAGCTTTCGATCCGCGCTACGAAGTCCCGGATCCGCTGCGGTTCGTGCTGGCCATCGCAATCGATCGTGACCACGAACTCGTAACCGTTGTCTGCCGCAAACTGAAAACCGGTGATTAGTGCCGCGCCATAACCTTTGTTGACACCGTGAGGCAGCAGCTTGACATCTTGCCGCTTGGCGAGCAAATCCGATGTCCCATCGGTCGATCCGTCGTCAACGACCAGCACGTCATCGGCGTACTTGACGACCAGATCGAGGACTTCGTCAACTGTCGCAACTTCGTTGAAAACCGGAAGCACCGTGAGGAAACTGGATTGCTGCGACATAGGATCAAATCTTGAAAAGGGTTAGGTGACATTCGTCAGACGCACCGTGAAAACGCGATTATACGTCGAACCGTCAAAAAAGATGACCGCAACACGGACTCACTGAAAAATACATGCCAATTAGAGCGATTCAATGGGATCGCATTCTTGCTCACTCGCCCAGACTGTCGCTTC is part of the Mariniblastus fucicola genome and harbors:
- a CDS encoding PP2C family protein-serine/threonine phosphatase, yielding MNSGNPSWDASIEVASLSDVGMRRTNNQDNLAISLSNSPESWQTKGHLFVVADGMGAHAAGELASKLAVDQIPHLYARSSEGSAPEALKKAVVDANADINRRGQMNEDFHNMGTTLSSLLLLPQGAVAAHIGDSRVYRLRQNKLEQLTFDHSLVWEMKAAGQLTEAEEAQGKIPKNVITRSLGPYPECKVDLEGPFPIAVGDSFLLCSDGLTGVVSDAEIAAFLSNMPPSEAVKVLVDLANLRGGPDNITVIIAKAAGPEIATSGSAKAIRVNSRKTDYAVHPLVWAFFGVSLLLTLFFLVTGQWMTAIFPGVIAAGTGLFALIRLLMGATSGETVAQGKAFGKGPYTRTTCGSGADVAKQLASILKQLQIGAVEQDWKVDWKQLKAMVADAELALKQGNASRAVRVYGGSISFLMDQLRNQHGESSSSVDL
- a CDS encoding PEGA domain-containing protein → MRTEPEGAFVSVDDYPIGYSPVATGYTYGGTREIQIEKDGYETVKVKQNLSDPWYLRPPLSFVTENFSPVEIRHQPVVDIQLEPKKRVNGEVLLQRANTLRSNVQRGTVTAPVRN
- a CDS encoding glycosyltransferase family 2 protein, with amino-acid sequence MSQQSSFLTVLPVFNEVATVDEVLDLVVKYADDVLVVDDGSTDGTSDLLAKRQDVKLLPHGVNKGYGAALITGFQFAADNGYEFVVTIDCDGQHEPQRIRDFVARIESSDADIVSGSRYLEEFGADTSAPAERQKINQIITKTIGDCMDIELTDAFCGFKAYRVESLKKLELTETGYAMPLELWVQAACQELKVVEVAVPRIYLDENRSFGEELDNADSRLEYYRSVINAALKRLPGGCDKLREQRVG